A single Gammaproteobacteria bacterium DNA region contains:
- a CDS encoding trypsin-like serine protease: MMIRKYLLVAAISILHLGAISASAGVYKYQDENGKWHFTDQPPKNKANTAVTATTTTSNVKADLKDKLHQAFKPASKIDEASLSVVTVVTTAGSGSGFFVTSDGYIITNRHVVRPTTSSQAKDTKAQLAEWKQRLDNYKLELEDDEERLQEMKLTIDEDRDYMESSQASETHKSQYQRYVKRYKKNKDIHEANVKKYRKQEKEYKKEKSEFGFSSSLSNFSRKFTITLKDGKKLKAKLVKISKDHDLALLKLDNYTTPYLTLSEQRYPKQGTKVFAIGSPFGITDALTTGIVTKSSKKALFTDAQILPGNSGGPLVNADGEVLGVNTAVLSAAQNMDGLGVAVYASHIRSEFARNLGGKL, encoded by the coding sequence ATGATGATAAGAAAATATTTACTGGTTGCTGCGATTTCCATTTTACATCTGGGCGCGATTTCCGCATCCGCCGGGGTTTACAAATACCAGGATGAGAACGGTAAATGGCATTTCACCGATCAGCCGCCTAAAAACAAGGCAAACACCGCGGTTACCGCGACCACTACCACCAGCAATGTCAAGGCCGACCTCAAGGATAAGCTGCACCAGGCCTTCAAGCCCGCCTCGAAAATCGACGAGGCATCGCTTTCAGTGGTTACCGTTGTCACTACCGCTGGTTCCGGCTCGGGTTTTTTCGTCACCAGTGACGGGTACATTATTACCAATCGTCACGTGGTCAGGCCAACGACATCGAGCCAGGCGAAAGATACCAAAGCGCAGCTTGCCGAATGGAAACAACGGCTAGACAATTACAAGCTTGAACTCGAGGATGACGAGGAACGCCTCCAGGAGATGAAGCTGACCATCGACGAAGACCGCGATTACATGGAGTCGAGCCAGGCCTCGGAAACACACAAGTCACAGTACCAGCGTTATGTAAAACGCTATAAAAAGAACAAGGACATACACGAAGCCAATGTCAAAAAGTACCGCAAGCAGGAAAAGGAATACAAAAAGGAAAAGTCAGAGTTTGGATTCAGTAGTAGCCTGAGCAACTTTTCCAGGAAATTTACCATCACTCTGAAAGATGGCAAAAAATTGAAGGCGAAGCTGGTTAAGATCAGCAAGGATCATGATCTGGCGCTGTTAAAGCTGGATAACTACACCACGCCATATTTAACGCTATCAGAACAACGCTATCCAAAACAGGGCACCAAGGTTTTTGCAATTGGGAGCCCGTTTGGAATTACCGATGCGCTAACCACAGGGATTGTCACCAAGTCCAGCAAGAAGGCGCTTTTCACCGACGCCCAAATTTTGCCGGGTAATAGTGGCGGGCCATTGGTCAATGCCGACGGCGAGGTACTGGGTGTAAATACGGCGGTGTTATCGGCCGCACAAAACATGGATGGCCTGGGCGTGGCTGTTTACGCATCGCATATCCGCAGTGAATTCGCGCGTAACCTGGGCGGCAAGCTTTAA